In the Arachis hypogaea cultivar Tifrunner chromosome 20, arahy.Tifrunner.gnm2.J5K5, whole genome shotgun sequence genome, GATAGGATTGCCCCGGGCTTAGCTTCCCAGTTTGATTCACCCTACTCGGTTCCATCTATTGCACCACGTTCTCTGATTATTATTAATGGTAAGCTGAAGATCCTTTCTCACAAGTTTTGATAATTTGGGGTTGGCAAGCTCATTCCATTTAGCCTTTTCTGAAGCATTTCCTTGTGTCTTGGATACATCAGGTGCGGAAGATCCTCGTTGTCCCATTGGAGGCTTAGTAACTCCTGAGTCAAATGCACGCCAGGTGTATGGGGAGTTAAATTCTTTAGATAATTTCAAGGTATGAACATGTATTATTTGGTTCACAATCTTTATATATATGGCCTTCCAATACTAATACCaatccaaaaataattaatacaagTGGTTAGCTTCAGTTGATCCTATTTTGAAATGCAGATAATTTTAGAACCTGGAGTTGGTCACCAGATAACGAAATTACAGGTGAAAGAATCGTCTGATTGGTTTGACAGATTTTTAAAGCCAAAGCTCGTGCCCTCAACATCTAATTGTAAATTATGTGTAATGTTATAAACCTATTTGTTCTGGCTCATTGGTAGCCTTGGTATATTTTACTTTGTCATGTTGTGAAACTGAATGACAAAACGCTATGCATGTATTCATCTATAGAGGGAGTACTTTACCTGCTCAATGTTATGCAATTTTACATTGCTGTACTATCTAGGATGTCATTATCAAATGTAACACAATGCATGATTTTATTTAAGCATGTTTTCTCTTTATTCCAAGGTGCTATGTTTCAGATTCTTCAGCTATATTTTCCTTTTTCTAAAAACCAATTTACGgtgaataatgaataataatctaATACAAAAAAGCCATGTGATTTCTAAAGCTttggtattttatttttattttttttttttggttgaattGGAAAGCGTATTTCATTCATTGATAATAGAACAGTACATCAGAAGTTATATTGCTAGCATTTTGGTTTGTTTTCCATATATATTGCTAGCTTGTTACAATATGTCTTTGGACACTTTAACACACTGATTTTCTTGTCGCTGGCAAGCACGgagacaaacagaaaagcaagTTATCTGAAATTATTCAGCCTTTCTTTGGCATTGCTGCAAGCCTGGTGTACATTCTGGCCATTGATTGGTACCCTCTAACATCACCGGAGCGCAAAAGATTACCTGTAATGCCAAAGAGAAATAAGTTGGGGATCGAAAAGGGTTTCAAATTGTGGGTTTAGGAACTACAAATTAATTTGATGCTTTAAGCACAGTTCTATAATGAATAACAAAAATCTAAACATACATTTCATTTCAACAGAAAACGCAGCTGGAGACTGAAGACAAATGGACCTCATTCAGTTAAACACTTGATTCTACTACGCCACTACCTCGCCTATTGGCTATTGCCATTGTCTCATGCAATTATACTTAATTGGCATACATATTGCATTTTCTCATTCGTCAAATCCAACTTTAATATGTGATCTCCCGTCATCAGGATCTTATACTACATAGGTGCATCTATGAATTTAAAAGTCTTCTTTCAGttatttttaatgaggagaaTAGAACTTCCTTTTGATTCCATGAAACGAGAGACAAGCCAAAAAGGGTAAACAATAAGTGGAGAGAATCAGTCAACCTGAATCACAATTCAGTGGGCTGTCGGGTTCTGGATGTGCCATCAAAGCAATTATAGCCCTACATACAGACTGAAGTGTCCAAGCTGGGCTCCAAGCATTTTTCAAGATATCCAAACAAATCTCCCCCGTCTGGAAATTTAATAACACGTTTAAGTAATACTCATGATAAAAATGTAAggaaaatcaaatctaataaaaaattcCTATTGAACTTGTATATCAAACAAAAGGAAAACAAGAATCTTCCTTTTTATCTTTTGGTTTCCCAAGGGTATCCACCCGCCACGCGGTGACTAATCCGTTCGTGGCGGGTCATCCATTTAAAGGCAAACAGCTGGCCCCAGGATGTTTTCCATGTCCAGGTGGGATTCGAACTCCCGACCTCTTAGTTAAGGGATTAGATGATGAGCCACCATGCGACATCCACGCAGTTAAACAAGAAACATTAATAACTAGGCAATGAAATTAGATTCAATAATAGCTTCTAAAACACTATCGTAATAGTAATTAGTGATCATAAGGCTTAACCATCATCTTTGCCTCCCATAAAAAGTATTAATTCCTATTGGTCTTCCTCCCACAGGGACTGAGACAACTGAGACCCAAGAGCAAACTGAAGTAGGTAAGTTAAGACAACCAAGATTATGGGAACATAAGTTGCAAGTAACATAAAAGAGCACTAAACTATTGCGATCTTAGATGTGTCAaagcttttttattttcaaactgATGGTTCATGGTAAGGACTACCGAGGTATCCAACCCCATTCATGCTCCAAGCAAACAACTACACAATTTTTTAATTTCCACTTGAATTTGAAgggaaagaactcaaaaaaaccATCTATGTAATAAATCAGGAAAAACCCTTTTTACTCagaaatcatataatataaatgCAATATAAGTGAAAAAGTATAAGCACAAAACAAGGCAATAATTACTTAGGATGAATCCATCTTACCTTGAAGTGCACGTTTGGGTGAAATATTTTAGTCAGAAACCTGACTTGGGGCGGCTGTAGAGGATACTGCTCTGGAACCGAAAATGCAAGTTGGAAGACACCCCCCTCAAAAGGAGTCTCCGAGGGTCCCTAATacaaaaaagaataaaacaaaacaaaaccaacATGATTTCAGAATCATCACACTGGTTGAATGCCATAAACTGCTTTTACAAGAAACGTATTGA is a window encoding:
- the LOC112782932 gene encoding protein PEROXIN-4, which gives rise to MQASRARLFKEYKEVQREKSADPDIQLVCDDSNIFKWTALIKGPSETPFEGGVFQLAFSVPEQYPLQPPQVRFLTKIFHPNVHFKTGEICLDILKNAWSPAWTLQSVCRAIIALMAHPEPDSPLNCDSGNLLRSGDVRGYQSMARMYTRLAAMPKKG